A genomic region of Canis aureus isolate CA01 chromosome 16, VMU_Caureus_v.1.0, whole genome shotgun sequence contains the following coding sequences:
- the TOR4A gene encoding torsin-4A, whose amino-acid sequence MDGGQPGLEPAAPGPSIPGPSVIAPLRAVVRLRRRVCLLRKRRLLPPGAGPALGPGAPRPGCSSGAPPADPDRPQFFTFDGPAELPSRTPRKRRRRSRVVLYPETSRKCRPHAERRSRAQRCLLLLVAIVGFQVLNAIENLDDNAQRYDLDGLEKALQRAVFGQPEAVARIVALLRDYLATHVHSRPLLLALHGPSGVGKSHVGRLLARHFRSVLEDGALVLQYHARHHCPEARAAQACREELAALVADVVARAEVEEKTPLVVLDEAELMPPALLDELHGFLQPQRAHPFHNAIYVLLSGVGGAEITRFVLQNAASAGPQRPDAHLEPALAAAVQTDEELRARLRVLLVREHPLWQAAAIVPFLLLDKQDVVSCFRDEMAGEGFFPEQARAELLAAQLSYYRVAGREFSVTGCKQVVARVNLL is encoded by the coding sequence ATGGACGGCGGCCAGCCCGGTCTGGAgcccgcggccccggggcccAGCATCCCCGGCCCGAGCGTGATCGCGCCCCTGCGCGCCGTGGTCCGCCTGCGCCGCCGCGTGTGCCTCCTGCGCAAGCGGCGCCTCCTGCCGCCGGGCGCCGGGCCTGCCTTGGGGCCCGGGGCGCCCAGACCCGGCTGCAGCTCAGGGGCGCCGCCCGCCGACCCGGACCGGCCACAGTTCTTCACCTTTGACGGCCCGGCCGAGCTGCCGTCCCGGACGCCGCGCAAGAGGCGCCGGCGCAGCCGCGTGGTGCTCTATCCCGAGACCTCGCGCAAGTGCCGGCCCCACGCCGAGCGCCGCAGCCGCGCGCAGCGCTGCCTGCTGCTGCTTGTGGCCATCGTGGGCTTCCAGGTGCTCAACGCCATCGAGAACCTGGACGACAATGCGCAGCGCTACGACCTGGATGGGCTGGAGAAGGCGCTGCAGCGCGCCGTGTTCGGTCAGCCTGAGGCCGTGGCTCGCATAGTGGCGCTGCTGCGGGACTACCTGGCCACGCACGTGCACAGCCGCCCGCTGCTCCTGGCGCTGCACGGGCCCAGCGGCGTGGGCAAGAGCCATGTGGGCCGCCTGCTGGCGCGCCACTTCCGCTCGGTGCTGGAGGACGGCGCCCTTGTGCTGCAGTACCACGCACGGCACCACTGCCCCGAGGCACGGGCGGCGCAAGCCTGCCGGGAGGAGCTGGCCGCGCTGGTGGCCGACGTGGTGGCGCGGGCCGAGGTGGAGGAGAAGACCCCGCTCGTGGTACTGGACGAGGCGGAGCTCATGCCCCCCGCGCTGCTGGACGAGTTGCACGGCTTCCTGCAGCCGCAGCGCGCCCACCCCTTCCACAACGCCATCTATGTGCTCCTCAGCGGCGTGGGCGGCGCAGAGATCACGCGCTTCGTGCTGCAGAACGCAGCCAGCGCGGGGCCCCAGCGCCCTGATGCCCACCTTGAGCCGGCTCTGGCAGCCGCTGTGCAGACCGACGAGGAGCTGCGCGCGCGTCTGAGGGTGCTCCTGGTCCGCGAGCACCCGCTGTGGCAGGCCGCGGCCATCGTGCCCTTCCTGCTGCTGGACAAGCAGGACGTGGTCAGCTGCTTCCGGGATGAGATGGCCGGGGAGGGCTTTTTCCCGGAGCAGGCCCGTGCTGAGCTCCTGGCGGCGCAGCTCAGCTACTACCGGGTGGCCGGCCGGGAGTTCTCTGTCACTGGCTGCAAGCAGGTGGTGGCCCGGGTGAACCTCTTGTAG